The following proteins are co-located in the Kineosporia sp. NBRC 101731 genome:
- a CDS encoding helix-turn-helix transcriptional regulator codes for MTESESGRYPSKGATRTAGTASAARATEVTAGRIRQLRKDRGLSAAALAQRCSVLGAPSITPHVIASIETHRRGISVDELLAFALALDVPPAQLLTPPAAAAGQHGTGTVLALTATMRIQDPEQARRWIIGEQPLPGTQEHLYYAYALEHAKPGQVTEQALSAQARAVLREGAAHLAAQYEAQIEAFTHTMRTQVTDLLDDLDNAVNGTPEQISRTVERVRSRLGNPSGTTP; via the coding sequence ATGACAGAAAGTGAATCTGGACGTTACCCCTCGAAAGGCGCCACTCGGACCGCGGGGACAGCTTCCGCTGCACGGGCCACCGAGGTCACGGCTGGCCGGATCCGCCAGTTACGCAAGGACCGGGGACTGAGCGCGGCGGCGCTGGCCCAGCGCTGCTCTGTGCTGGGGGCCCCATCGATCACCCCGCACGTGATCGCCAGCATCGAAACCCACCGGCGCGGCATCAGCGTCGATGAACTCCTGGCCTTCGCTCTGGCCCTGGACGTTCCACCGGCCCAGCTCCTGACCCCACCGGCCGCGGCGGCCGGCCAACACGGCACGGGCACGGTCCTGGCCCTCACCGCGACCATGCGCATCCAGGACCCCGAACAGGCCCGGCGCTGGATCATTGGCGAGCAACCGCTGCCGGGCACCCAGGAACATCTGTACTACGCCTACGCACTGGAGCACGCCAAGCCCGGGCAGGTCACCGAGCAGGCCCTTTCCGCGCAGGCACGGGCGGTCCTCCGCGAAGGAGCCGCGCACCTAGCCGCCCAGTACGAAGCGCAAATCGAAGCATTCACCCACACCATGCGCACCCAGGTCACCGACCTACTTGACGACTTGGACAACGCAGTCAATGGGACACCCGAACAGATCAGTCGCACCGTTGAGCGCGTGCGTTCCCGACTGGGCAACCCCTCCGGCACCACCCCGTAA
- a CDS encoding ParB/RepB/Spo0J family partition protein encodes MSTFADISPHQLIPNDRNRVIADAAIEQMAASISALGILQTLLVVPITEASQANPGADETETPEGVPGPEAEQFWRIIAGHTRHAAALLLDLPDVPCLIAQDTGEATELLRMLGENLNRQGLSVLEEADYYRQLALLDVSPEQIESVLALPAERIRSRLALNDLPEVARAHAATAVEAGTLDLTQIAALNSFADDDKAMTRLLKKDHSTWGFAHALAEETRRRERRETITRLKAELTLAGVKIVTTPKNWPYTSREAEASTLLDTNGDPLDPEQVKAKSGFAAFINTDYTPRVVVICLDPEASGYTRTQHTRYVPDAEREARAAADRERVAYQEALVDAAAVRRRFLHEKYATAKTAKRLFPQALRFLAGRPEKARINTPQYTDLALSLAGIPATLAGLEEAASGAGTDRLQRIVVARWLTTSETNLDSLAGQRWDTDPAAGLAYLDRLTAAGYELSEAEQRLHTDITQLISDTAEEDADDADDEETDEDDDEDAEGEAGGEAAALEPQTQEASEPEMTSSDLGDIADLAAELESMAPVEAEQVFEELVGASQD; translated from the coding sequence ATGAGCACGTTCGCCGACATCAGCCCTCACCAGCTGATCCCCAACGACCGCAACCGCGTCATCGCTGACGCCGCGATCGAGCAGATGGCCGCGTCCATCTCCGCCCTCGGCATCCTCCAGACCCTGCTGGTCGTGCCCATCACCGAGGCCAGCCAGGCCAATCCCGGCGCCGACGAAACCGAAACCCCGGAAGGCGTTCCTGGTCCCGAGGCGGAGCAGTTCTGGCGGATCATCGCCGGGCACACCCGCCACGCCGCCGCACTGCTCCTGGACCTGCCCGACGTGCCGTGCCTGATCGCCCAGGACACCGGCGAGGCGACCGAGCTCCTGCGGATGCTCGGCGAGAACCTCAACCGCCAGGGCCTGAGCGTCCTGGAAGAGGCCGACTACTACCGCCAGCTCGCCCTGTTGGACGTGAGCCCGGAGCAGATCGAAAGTGTCCTGGCCTTGCCGGCCGAGCGGATCCGCTCCCGCCTGGCCCTGAACGATCTACCCGAAGTCGCTCGCGCCCACGCCGCCACCGCCGTGGAAGCCGGCACGCTGGACCTGACCCAGATCGCCGCCCTGAACTCCTTCGCCGACGACGACAAGGCCATGACCCGGCTCCTGAAGAAGGACCACTCCACCTGGGGCTTCGCCCACGCCCTGGCCGAGGAAACCCGCAGACGCGAACGCCGCGAGACGATCACCCGGCTCAAGGCCGAACTCACCCTGGCCGGCGTCAAGATCGTCACCACCCCGAAGAACTGGCCCTACACCTCCCGCGAGGCCGAAGCCTCCACCCTCCTGGACACCAACGGCGACCCCCTGGACCCCGAGCAGGTGAAGGCCAAGTCGGGGTTCGCGGCATTCATCAACACCGATTACACGCCCCGGGTGGTCGTCATCTGCCTGGACCCCGAAGCGTCCGGGTACACCCGCACCCAGCACACCCGGTACGTGCCCGACGCCGAACGCGAAGCCCGGGCCGCAGCCGACCGCGAACGCGTCGCCTACCAGGAGGCCCTGGTCGATGCCGCTGCGGTGCGCCGACGGTTCCTACACGAGAAGTACGCCACCGCCAAGACCGCCAAAAGACTGTTCCCCCAGGCCCTGCGGTTCCTGGCCGGACGGCCGGAGAAGGCCCGCATCAACACCCCTCAGTACACGGACCTGGCGCTGAGCCTGGCCGGCATTCCGGCCACACTGGCCGGTCTGGAGGAAGCAGCCTCCGGGGCCGGGACGGACCGATTGCAGCGGATCGTGGTAGCCCGCTGGCTGACCACCTCCGAAACCAACCTGGACTCCCTCGCCGGGCAGCGCTGGGACACCGACCCCGCCGCCGGCCTGGCCTACCTGGACCGGCTCACCGCCGCCGGTTACGAGCTGTCCGAGGCCGAGCAGCGCCTGCACACCGACATTACCCAGCTCATCAGCGACACCGCTGAAGAGGACGCCGACGACGCCGACGACGAAGAGACGGACGAGGACGACGACGAGGACGCGGAAGGGGAGGCCGGCGGCGAAGCCGCTGCCCTGGAGCCGCAGACGCAGGAGGCTTCGGAGCCCGAGATGACCTCATCCGATCTTGGTGACATTGCCGATCTGGCCGCCGAGCTCGAGTCGATGGCACCGGTCGAGGCCGAGCAGGTCTTCGAGGAGTTGGTCGGCGCTTCGCAGGACTGA
- a CDS encoding DUF4238 domain-containing protein, whose translation MSAEPLRRRQHLVSKGYQANFADGKFLTILDSLTGNIVETRRSIESNWRKTDFLTVQPTDGNANDSLERRFSRDEKKVLNQIRLIEKPTISDQQRASLDLLAAIHLVRSESYAVRHEQVSREYLENCVPEFMSHPEIEHRFLASNGRQPNDDELESLIAQQARKLLNSPDLLANSIRHGRRSLPNLFSQWKVQLVTSPPHLPGFVLADQPVVHAQRYKNRFGFKAGLAVGDADLVMAPIHRRLLACYTHKALFNATLSTKQRWSMVNAALCRNALTEVACHPDDAREVKSLIRNIDRYPASKL comes from the coding sequence GTGTCTGCTGAACCGCTACGTCGCCGCCAGCATCTTGTCTCAAAGGGCTACCAGGCAAATTTTGCTGACGGCAAGTTTCTCACGATTCTTGACTCGCTTACGGGAAATATAGTCGAAACGCGACGTTCCATAGAATCCAACTGGAGGAAGACCGACTTCCTCACCGTTCAGCCAACCGACGGCAACGCGAACGATTCGCTCGAACGGCGTTTCTCGCGAGACGAGAAAAAGGTCCTCAATCAAATCCGACTAATCGAGAAACCGACAATATCCGATCAGCAACGGGCTAGCTTAGACCTTCTTGCCGCAATTCATTTAGTACGCAGCGAGTCATACGCAGTCCGCCATGAACAGGTCTCACGTGAGTACCTGGAGAACTGCGTCCCTGAGTTCATGAGTCATCCCGAGATCGAACACCGCTTCCTGGCCAGTAACGGTAGACAACCGAACGACGACGAACTCGAATCCCTCATCGCCCAACAAGCAAGAAAGCTGCTAAATAGCCCGGACCTTCTTGCGAACAGCATACGACACGGACGCCGCAGCCTTCCGAACCTGTTTAGCCAGTGGAAAGTTCAACTGGTCACTTCGCCGCCACACTTACCAGGATTCGTATTGGCCGACCAGCCAGTGGTTCACGCACAGCGGTACAAAAACCGGTTCGGCTTCAAGGCTGGCCTGGCGGTTGGTGATGCAGATCTCGTAATGGCCCCCATCCATCGCAGGCTCCTTGCTTGCTACACCCATAAGGCACTATTCAACGCCACCCTCAGCACAAAGCAGAGATGGTCGATGGTAAATGCCGCACTTTGTCGCAACGCCTTGACCGAAGTAGCCTGCCATCCCGACGATGCACGTGAAGTCAAAAGTTTAATCAGGAACATCGATCGGTACCCGGCTTCTAAGCTTTGA
- a CDS encoding DUF4192 domain-containing protein, translating into MSAENASRPKPSPAGPPGPVPRIRLSDPAALVHAVPLILGVQHLSDDLVLLATQEGTTVLTARIDLNAVAEQVVWASIRHALTKAAAEQVHLVAFPHEPVTDQVLESLHRDLVHLAATAPAWLTIGWVITSAHGQWWLHDLNGSAPLGAGSAGREDPPVTLALKLARGVPAGSHQEVEAATAPHPSAVLDGVRQALAALPQGRLRSVRRVAAGEALSVRRERPVQWGAVEAAGVLDALMDVQVRDELVIRSDEAHTSWTWSSLLPFAPPAWVAPVATLAAFAAYQHGHSILARVSLARALDADPEYTLARLLQQAMQMAMSPQDIRQHILAPAHDKLSPASENGSL; encoded by the coding sequence ATGAGCGCCGAGAATGCCTCACGACCTAAGCCGTCGCCGGCCGGGCCTCCTGGCCCCGTGCCACGTATTCGCCTGAGCGATCCTGCGGCGTTGGTGCATGCTGTGCCGCTCATCCTCGGGGTTCAGCACCTGAGCGATGATCTGGTGCTGCTGGCCACCCAGGAAGGCACGACCGTCCTGACGGCCCGGATCGATCTGAATGCTGTGGCCGAGCAAGTGGTGTGGGCCTCGATCCGGCACGCCCTGACCAAGGCCGCAGCCGAGCAAGTCCATCTGGTCGCGTTCCCGCACGAACCCGTAACCGATCAGGTGCTGGAATCCCTGCACCGCGACCTGGTGCACCTGGCCGCGACCGCTCCAGCCTGGCTGACCATCGGATGGGTGATCACCAGCGCGCACGGACAATGGTGGCTGCACGATCTGAACGGTTCCGCGCCCCTCGGGGCAGGCAGCGCGGGACGTGAGGATCCACCGGTGACGCTGGCGCTGAAGCTAGCCCGGGGTGTCCCGGCCGGATCCCATCAAGAGGTCGAGGCCGCTACCGCACCACACCCATCGGCCGTCCTGGACGGTGTGCGGCAGGCGCTGGCCGCGCTGCCGCAGGGTCGTCTGCGCTCGGTGCGCCGGGTCGCTGCCGGTGAGGCTCTGTCCGTGCGCAGGGAACGCCCGGTGCAGTGGGGTGCGGTGGAGGCAGCTGGTGTCCTGGATGCGCTGATGGATGTTCAGGTCCGCGATGAACTGGTGATCCGCTCGGATGAAGCCCACACCAGCTGGACCTGGAGCAGTCTGCTGCCGTTCGCGCCACCGGCATGGGTGGCGCCGGTGGCCACGCTGGCCGCGTTCGCGGCCTACCAGCATGGGCACAGCATCCTGGCCCGCGTCTCCCTCGCGCGCGCCTTGGACGCCGATCCCGAATACACGCTCGCCCGCCTGCTGCAGCAAGCAATGCAGATGGCGATGAGCCCTCAGGACATCCGCCAGCACATCCTGGCTCCCGCCCACGACAAGCTCAGCCCGGCATCCGAAAACGGTTCGCTGTAG
- a CDS encoding helix-turn-helix domain-containing protein, translating to MAGDVVTAERLWTHEETAQFLHVSVWRLHHLVTAQAGPARYWVGSQRRYDPVEVRAWLRQQKTEAPTAPSSSPRSVKPAQAELSGGSEPSTQTRKATSGRHARSRHVQDSVADLPGQVSR from the coding sequence GTGGCGGGTGACGTGGTGACAGCGGAGCGGTTGTGGACGCATGAGGAAACGGCGCAGTTCTTGCACGTGTCGGTGTGGCGGTTGCACCACCTGGTGACGGCGCAGGCGGGTCCGGCCCGCTACTGGGTGGGTAGCCAGCGGCGGTATGACCCGGTGGAGGTGCGGGCCTGGTTGCGCCAGCAGAAGACGGAGGCGCCCACCGCGCCGTCCTCCTCGCCGCGCTCGGTCAAGCCCGCGCAGGCCGAACTGTCCGGGGGGTCCGAGCCGTCGACGCAGACGCGCAAGGCAACGTCGGGGCGCCACGCCCGTAGCCGGCACGTTCAGGACTCGGTGGCCGACCTTCCGGGGCAGGTCAGCCGATGA
- a CDS encoding AAA family ATPase, translating to MRLTRLRLSGFRSVGSVPVETSFDRVTFLLGPNGAGKTSLLHALTRMFGSVPAARRITAADFHIEPGETPTAQERTFWVEAEFTFPELAVNTQNGSQQDQDDVATTIQQTPPESAADHGQSEVQGEGAEINDPAVPPHFAHMRLDRADGVPVVRFRLTAKLHEDGDVSDELVHVLRVDGDDEPVETAIVNRYDRALIQVHYLPARRDPADHVSYAAHTMLGKLLRAAHWNTERQTVEDLGQQISDALASNPAAFDIGAALTGHWQGLHTGSFLQQPNLSFISSDLEDILRHVTLSFTPAHSDAAVDFSLLSDGQQSLLYLSLVLTWHQLGRDAMVGKVASLDVDRLNPPVFTLLAVEEPENSLAPHYLGRVLKSLRVMAAASDGQAVVATHTPALVRRVEPEQIRYLRLDADRRTVVKTIIMPEKSDAAHKFVREALHAYPELYFSRLVVLGEGDSEEVVLPRCFSAAGLGVDETAVSVVPLGGRHVNHFWRLLHGLEIPHVTLLDLDIGRYQGGWGRMKYAAAQLLEHHPAKGSLTQANVDQLAARTEDIRDTREPFIAWFEQRGVFYSAPLDLDFVMMRQFRSAYEVRPEELAPPEDGDIKSVLGKTGQAGSYTEEEKSYFAAYHSRFNVGSKPTHHIAALADMDDVTLLANLPPSLSRLIDAVRRMLLAIPE from the coding sequence ATGCGGCTGACACGGTTGCGCTTGAGCGGATTTCGTTCTGTGGGATCCGTTCCAGTTGAAACCAGTTTCGACAGGGTGACGTTCCTCCTCGGGCCCAACGGTGCGGGCAAAACATCTCTGCTGCATGCCCTGACCCGGATGTTCGGCAGTGTCCCCGCCGCGCGGCGCATCACCGCCGCGGACTTCCACATCGAACCAGGAGAGACGCCAACCGCACAGGAACGGACGTTCTGGGTGGAGGCCGAGTTCACCTTCCCGGAGTTGGCAGTCAATACCCAGAATGGGAGCCAGCAGGACCAAGACGACGTTGCTACGACCATTCAGCAGACGCCGCCGGAGTCCGCTGCGGACCACGGCCAGAGCGAGGTCCAGGGTGAAGGGGCTGAGATCAACGATCCCGCCGTCCCACCTCACTTCGCGCATATGCGCCTTGACCGAGCCGACGGTGTTCCGGTCGTTAGGTTCCGTCTGACAGCCAAGCTGCATGAGGACGGTGACGTCAGCGACGAGTTGGTGCATGTCCTCAGGGTGGACGGTGATGATGAGCCGGTCGAGACGGCGATCGTCAACCGCTACGACCGGGCTCTGATTCAGGTGCATTACCTACCGGCCCGGCGCGATCCGGCCGATCACGTCTCCTATGCTGCGCACACCATGCTGGGCAAGCTGCTGCGCGCCGCGCACTGGAATACCGAGCGTCAGACCGTCGAAGACCTGGGCCAGCAGATCAGCGATGCTCTGGCCTCGAACCCTGCGGCCTTCGACATCGGAGCTGCCCTCACCGGCCACTGGCAAGGTCTGCACACCGGCTCGTTCTTGCAGCAACCCAACCTGTCGTTCATCAGTAGCGACCTCGAAGACATCCTGCGGCATGTCACCTTGAGCTTCACGCCAGCCCACAGCGACGCTGCCGTTGATTTTTCGCTGCTCAGTGATGGTCAGCAGTCTCTGCTCTACTTGTCGTTGGTCTTAACCTGGCATCAGCTTGGCCGTGACGCGATGGTCGGGAAAGTGGCCTCCCTAGACGTCGACCGTCTTAATCCTCCGGTGTTCACTCTGCTCGCCGTTGAGGAACCCGAAAATAGCCTTGCTCCGCACTATCTGGGCAGAGTCCTGAAGTCGTTGAGAGTCATGGCAGCGGCTAGCGATGGCCAGGCCGTCGTCGCGACGCACACGCCTGCGCTGGTCCGTAGGGTAGAGCCGGAGCAAATCCGCTACCTGCGTCTGGATGCTGATCGCCGCACCGTCGTCAAGACAATCATCATGCCCGAAAAATCTGACGCCGCTCACAAGTTCGTCCGGGAGGCACTGCATGCCTATCCCGAGCTCTACTTTTCGCGGTTGGTCGTGCTCGGCGAAGGCGACAGCGAGGAAGTAGTCCTGCCGCGCTGCTTCAGCGCGGCAGGACTGGGCGTCGACGAGACCGCCGTGTCGGTCGTTCCCCTCGGCGGGCGGCACGTCAACCACTTCTGGCGGCTGCTGCATGGTCTAGAGATCCCGCACGTCACGCTCCTGGACCTCGACATCGGCCGTTACCAGGGCGGCTGGGGCAGGATGAAGTACGCCGCGGCCCAACTCTTGGAGCACCACCCCGCTAAGGGCTCACTGACTCAGGCCAACGTCGATCAACTGGCAGCTCGGACAGAGGACATTCGTGATACCAGGGAGCCATTCATCGCCTGGTTCGAGCAGCGGGGGGTCTTCTACTCTGCGCCTCTTGACCTGGACTTCGTCATGATGCGGCAGTTCCGGAGCGCGTACGAGGTACGGCCGGAAGAACTCGCGCCACCCGAGGACGGTGACATCAAGTCTGTCCTGGGCAAGACCGGTCAGGCCGGCAGCTACACTGAGGAGGAGAAGTCCTATTTCGCCGCGTATCACAGCCGGTTCAACGTGGGTAGCAAGCCCACTCATCACATCGCCGCGCTGGCTGACATGGACGACGTCACTCTGCTTGCCAATTTGCCCCCTTCGCTGAGCAGGCTAATCGACGCCGTGAGGCGCATGCTGCTGGCGATCCCCGAATGA
- a CDS encoding DNA methyltransferase — MRSGSVSTLAPFGGQTEHEQPEIFQGCRSPASEEFGSQTQRALATHAVAAYSRPGDLVLDPMCGVCTTLVEAVHQGRDAIGIDLEAPFTSIARANLCLSAKQQASGTDRVFTGDATRMLDLLPPAWARHPRHQEDRDTESRRQACQARSP, encoded by the coding sequence GTGAGGTCTGGAAGCGTCAGTACGCTCGCTCCTTTCGGGGGCCAGACCGAGCATGAGCAACCCGAAATCTTCCAAGGGTGCCGATCGCCCGCGTCCGAAGAGTTCGGCTCTCAAACCCAGCGGGCCTTGGCCACGCACGCAGTGGCAGCGTATAGCCGGCCCGGTGATCTGGTCCTGGATCCGATGTGCGGTGTCTGCACGACGCTGGTCGAAGCTGTTCATCAGGGGCGGGATGCCATCGGCATCGACCTGGAAGCTCCTTTCACGTCCATAGCCCGGGCGAACCTCTGTCTTTCGGCCAAGCAGCAGGCGTCCGGGACGGACAGGGTCTTCACCGGGGACGCCACGCGCATGCTCGACCTTCTGCCGCCGGCCTGGGCACGGCATCCGCGCCATCAAGAGGACCGCGACACCGAGAGCCGTCGGCAGGCATGCCAGGCGCGGTCGCCATGA
- a CDS encoding ATP-dependent helicase, with translation MQWQPSEGIDLEPNAQTAVTATAGNLAITAGPGAGKTELLAQRADFLLRTGSSRYPRRILAISFKVDAAANLRQRVRLRCPPEITARLDSFTFHAFALRLIHAFRPVLTGIDALDPDFTIDKNDRIRGRQITFDDMAPLATSIMRNSPIARTAVQQTYSHVFLDEFQDCTLNQYRLIQAAFAGQGTQLTAVGDTKQRIMGFAGALEGIFLRFAEDFEATPLNLYANHRSLPRLRRMQNAMVRVLEPQAALEDDDIPGQDGIIDILSYTTASAEARDLTDRIASWIRDEEVPAEQIAVLACKQINEYTEDLRSHLRRQGIPYRVETDLQDLATEPIAQIIIDFLTVITGSREPAAYSRLMDLTLDRLTGTAESESLYTRIRASIASATQTIHNRNFRDWESLTDDFLKLIGEAALVSLSPQYQQPRRLRELTEETYERLRTLLDSVGNLPAALREFRGTNAVRLLNIHKAKGMEFDRVIVPAIEQEMFWAKPDDERAVFFVAISRARHHLTLTSCLERPTPTNDPWRWAEARTEHAEFLGFARRYTSG, from the coding sequence GTGCAGTGGCAGCCGAGCGAGGGCATCGATCTGGAACCGAACGCGCAGACTGCGGTCACAGCTACAGCTGGCAACCTGGCGATCACCGCTGGACCGGGAGCGGGTAAGACCGAACTCCTGGCTCAGCGAGCGGATTTCCTCCTGAGGACCGGGAGCAGTCGGTATCCCCGCCGTATCCTGGCCATCTCGTTCAAGGTAGATGCCGCCGCGAACCTGCGACAACGCGTTCGTCTGCGCTGCCCACCCGAGATTACGGCACGCCTCGACAGTTTCACCTTCCATGCCTTCGCTCTCCGGCTCATCCATGCCTTCCGGCCGGTTCTGACCGGTATCGACGCCCTCGACCCCGATTTCACGATCGACAAGAACGACCGTATCCGTGGGCGGCAAATCACCTTCGACGACATGGCCCCGTTGGCGACCAGCATCATGCGCAACAGCCCTATCGCACGAACCGCCGTGCAACAGACGTACAGCCACGTATTCCTTGATGAGTTCCAGGACTGCACCCTCAACCAGTACCGCCTGATCCAAGCGGCATTCGCCGGGCAGGGCACTCAGCTGACGGCTGTCGGCGATACTAAACAACGGATCATGGGCTTTGCGGGCGCCCTCGAAGGAATCTTCCTGCGATTCGCCGAAGATTTCGAGGCCACCCCGCTCAATCTTTACGCCAATCACCGGAGCCTTCCTCGGCTACGTCGGATGCAGAACGCGATGGTCCGCGTCCTGGAACCTCAGGCAGCTCTCGAAGACGACGACATCCCCGGCCAGGACGGGATCATCGACATCCTTTCGTACACGACCGCTTCTGCGGAAGCGCGTGACCTCACCGACCGCATCGCTTCCTGGATTAGGGACGAGGAGGTGCCCGCCGAACAGATTGCGGTGCTGGCCTGCAAACAAATCAATGAATACACCGAGGACCTTCGTAGCCACCTTCGCCGACAGGGTATTCCCTATCGAGTCGAAACCGATCTGCAGGATCTGGCCACCGAACCCATCGCCCAAATAATCATCGACTTTCTTACCGTGATTACCGGTAGCCGTGAACCCGCAGCCTATTCACGTCTCATGGACCTGACTCTCGACCGGCTTACCGGGACCGCTGAATCCGAAAGCCTCTACACACGTATCCGCGCTTCGATCGCATCGGCTACTCAGACCATCCACAATAGGAACTTCAGGGACTGGGAATCCTTGACCGACGATTTCCTCAAACTCATCGGTGAAGCGGCCCTCGTCTCCCTCTCACCGCAGTACCAGCAACCCAGGCGCCTGCGCGAGCTGACGGAGGAGACCTACGAAAGACTGCGAACACTACTTGACAGCGTTGGCAATCTGCCGGCAGCTTTGCGTGAGTTTCGCGGGACCAATGCGGTGCGGCTGCTGAATATTCACAAAGCCAAGGGGATGGAGTTCGACCGGGTGATCGTCCCGGCCATTGAGCAAGAAATGTTCTGGGCTAAGCCGGACGACGAACGGGCTGTCTTCTTCGTCGCCATCTCCCGCGCGCGTCATCACCTGACGCTCACCTCGTGCCTTGAGCGTCCCACCCCGACGAACGACCCTTGGCGTTGGGCGGAGGCTCGAACCGAACACGCAGAGTTTCTGGGATTTGCGCGCCGATACACGAGCGGGTGA
- a CDS encoding DUF3560 domain-containing protein yields the protein MPTPHSPSTTPTPPSCPGTGQTAPHEQPAQSEQEAPAARPWYLDVDGDWVAVTGTLKGDPLIPILLPRPWVWSRSAAGYVLPRSLKPWTRQTRIQEFLRAAGDNGVMVEVEDTGAVLSEAERRQGRDQRLDIRADRHEHAAEKATASADADHAASRRISDGYPMGQPILIGHRSEGRHRRDLERRDRLDTRSMEARREARVRSRLAAEIRRIQEQGESPVTIGLRIERHQAEIRVIERRLAQHEQAVGPESPALAERTGLRPMSDTYVERSTAERERLLEAVDLDRGVLAALEAEGSLVVYGPHNVNVGDFVFGAGLWHVVRKVNKKTVGVPSMVGGDWLDKLPFVKITQHRRPTDNAPAAQDTKDTAPPAQED from the coding sequence ATGCCCACCCCGCACAGTCCGTCCACGACGCCCACCCCGCCGTCCTGCCCGGGGACCGGCCAGACCGCCCCACACGAGCAACCCGCCCAGAGCGAGCAGGAGGCTCCGGCGGCGCGCCCGTGGTACCTGGACGTCGACGGCGATTGGGTCGCCGTGACCGGCACCCTCAAAGGCGACCCGCTCATCCCGATCCTGCTCCCGCGCCCGTGGGTGTGGTCGCGCTCCGCCGCCGGCTACGTCCTGCCGCGCTCACTCAAGCCCTGGACGCGTCAGACCCGCATCCAGGAGTTCCTGCGTGCTGCCGGGGACAACGGCGTCATGGTCGAGGTCGAGGACACCGGGGCGGTTCTGAGCGAGGCCGAACGCCGCCAGGGCCGTGACCAGCGCCTGGACATCAGGGCCGACCGGCACGAGCACGCCGCGGAAAAGGCCACCGCGAGCGCGGATGCCGATCATGCCGCGAGCCGGCGGATCAGTGACGGCTATCCGATGGGTCAGCCGATCCTCATCGGTCATCGCAGCGAAGGACGCCACCGACGCGACCTGGAGCGCCGGGATCGTCTGGACACGCGCAGCATGGAGGCCCGGCGTGAGGCGCGGGTGCGCTCACGGCTGGCCGCTGAGATCCGCCGCATCCAGGAGCAGGGCGAGAGCCCGGTGACCATCGGCCTGCGCATCGAACGGCACCAGGCCGAGATCCGCGTCATCGAACGGCGCCTGGCCCAGCACGAACAAGCCGTTGGACCCGAGAGCCCGGCCCTGGCCGAGCGCACGGGCCTGCGGCCGATGAGTGACACCTACGTGGAGCGCAGCACTGCCGAGCGGGAGCGTCTTCTGGAGGCGGTGGATCTGGACCGGGGGGTCCTGGCCGCGCTGGAGGCGGAGGGCTCGCTGGTGGTCTATGGGCCGCACAACGTGAACGTGGGGGACTTCGTGTTCGGCGCGGGGCTGTGGCATGTGGTCCGCAAGGTCAACAAGAAGACCGTCGGCGTCCCCTCGATGGTCGGCGGGGACTGGCTCGACAAGCTGCCCTTCGTCAAGATCACCCAGCACCGCCGACCCACCGACAACGCCCCAGCCGCCCAGGACACGAAGGACACCGCACCCCCCGCACAGGAAGACTGA